A window of Chitinophagales bacterium contains these coding sequences:
- a CDS encoding DUF4065 domain-containing protein: MKSPFTGGEVVLVRESRELEYRKERFQVQYHFYKCVDTGDSFTTDELDNINIIQVHNRYREKYRIPFVDEVRHIREQYDLTAVKMSEVLGLGINMYRNYESGEMPTLAHGHLLSIAADPVQFEQLFEKRRSGFTDSEYERVKKKLARVKTNPAFINDLQVQHVFKIVPPCIFNGYRSLVWEKLGNMVRYFAGENTPFITGMNKYLFFADFLHYKLHGTGISGLCYRALQRGPVPENYGMIYNYLVNGQYVAVEEVDFGNYAGERLIPVESAMHDSIQKHFTLSEWSVLQQVAARLKHLSTKKIVDISHNEKAWLENYKELKQISFDYGFELCSF; this comes from the coding sequence ATGAAAAGTCCCTTCACAGGTGGTGAGGTTGTACTGGTCCGCGAGTCACGCGAACTGGAGTATCGTAAAGAACGATTCCAGGTGCAATATCATTTTTATAAATGTGTTGACACAGGAGATTCATTTACAACCGATGAATTAGACAATATCAATATTATTCAGGTACATAATAGATACCGGGAAAAATACCGGATTCCCTTTGTGGATGAAGTGAGGCATATCCGCGAACAATATGATCTTACGGCGGTAAAGATGAGTGAGGTATTGGGGCTGGGCATAAATATGTATCGCAATTATGAATCCGGAGAGATGCCAACGCTTGCCCACGGCCATTTGCTTTCCATTGCAGCAGATCCTGTTCAGTTTGAGCAACTATTCGAAAAAAGGCGATCCGGTTTTACTGATTCAGAATATGAGCGTGTTAAAAAAAAATTAGCTCGGGTAAAAACCAATCCTGCATTTATCAACGACCTACAGGTTCAACATGTATTCAAAATAGTGCCCCCTTGTATTTTTAATGGTTACAGGTCGCTTGTCTGGGAGAAATTAGGAAATATGGTTCGGTATTTTGCTGGTGAGAATACACCATTTATCACCGGCATGAATAAATACTTGTTCTTTGCTGATTTTCTTCATTATAAACTTCATGGAACAGGTATTAGCGGATTATGTTACAGAGCCTTGCAAAGAGGTCCTGTACCAGAAAACTATGGCATGATCTACAACTACCTTGTGAATGGTCAGTATGTTGCTGTGGAAGAGGTAGATTTCGGCAACTATGCAGGTGAAAGGCTTATACCTGTCGAATCAGCTATGCATGACTCCATCCAAAAGCACTTTACATTGAGCGAATGGAGCGTTTTACAACAAGTTGCCGCCCGGCTTAAGCACCTCTCTACTAAAAAGATCGTAGATATCAGTCATAACGAAAAAGCCTGGCTGGAAAACTACAAGGAACTCAAGCAGATTAGTTTCGATTATGGTTTTGAGTTGTGCTCATTTTAA
- a CDS encoding biopolymer transporter ExbD, protein MAAIPETTPSSTRRPGFSHQKKTHLRIDMTPMVDLGFLLITFFIFTTRLGEPQALKLFLPNDQDKTITPNTTGEGLTLTILLDGKNVIHYYHGMPETALANGEVFSSNYHPQKGIGQVIRDKQKAIDESGKYPEGRKGMVVIIKAGPHASYKNMVDMLDEMLINGVSKYAVVKPSGEELSFLSN, encoded by the coding sequence ATGGCTGCTATCCCCGAAACCACCCCCTCCTCCACACGCCGGCCCGGGTTTTCGCATCAAAAGAAAACCCATCTTCGGATTGATATGACCCCCATGGTTGACCTGGGGTTTTTGCTGATCACCTTTTTCATTTTTACTACACGGTTGGGGGAGCCCCAGGCACTGAAACTGTTTTTGCCGAATGACCAGGACAAAACCATTACCCCCAACACAACCGGGGAAGGACTGACCCTGACCATTTTGCTGGATGGAAAGAATGTGATTCATTATTACCACGGTATGCCGGAAACAGCACTGGCAAATGGGGAGGTCTTCTCGAGCAACTATCACCCTCAAAAAGGGATCGGTCAGGTGATTCGTGATAAACAAAAGGCCATTGACGAGTCGGGCAAATACCCGGAGGGGAGAAAGGGAATGGTGGTAATTATTAAAGCCGGCCCCCACGCGAGCTATAAAAACATGGTGGATATGCTGGATGAAATGCTGATCAATGGCGTTTCTAAATACGCCGTGGTGAAACCTTCGGGAGAGGAATTGTCATTTTTGAGTAATTAG
- a CDS encoding TlpA family protein disulfide reductase, which produces MKFSSVLFYLVVVMNFSVQARKFNTKNRVIQRVSSRTIICGFVNDTIKKVSLGRRDFSIFYDERQLWNLPELIASAENGYFKFELQVDHPIYIEINRKPVANFVAFNSFSTRYASGQILIEPGDSIFIDFTRTASGLKFSSNFINEVFFSGKGVEKIWCVQDIIKNTRMFQSIEFLNISDSDRIERALQLSDSVINMVLKTIEIYRQKLTKTSITLIKAEYIPILVPDISETILPGLLTKSGMDISKSKVKKLYRDRIAQLNRLINPGDPTLSYVYVSYTNMLKRQAFLQYAMDNDFEYPETQSFKKVHYDALVKYLPNSVVKQRILARYLWHALVDYEGLSYEVELAIQDYISKSDTSNTFTHGLKREINLYKQNLTKGMNGFQFLLPDTLGNLVSMSQFKGKAVLIDFMFTNCFGCIELVPELTKVEKQFEGDTSIVFVSISIDKRFLWRLKGSLSSSIPESIFLYTDDLGIYHPVIKHYDVRAYPTLVLLDKEGKLVTARAPDPRKDSGEALIKLIKETIEPSGAGVRK; this is translated from the coding sequence ATGAAATTTAGTAGTGTACTTTTTTACTTAGTTGTAGTGATGAATTTTAGTGTGCAAGCACGAAAGTTTAATACCAAAAATAGAGTTATTCAGCGAGTTTCTAGTAGAACAATAATTTGCGGATTTGTCAATGATACCATTAAAAAGGTTTCTCTCGGTAGAAGGGACTTTAGTATTTTTTATGATGAACGTCAATTATGGAATTTACCTGAATTAATTGCCAGCGCTGAAAATGGGTACTTTAAATTTGAGCTACAAGTTGATCATCCTATTTATATTGAGATAAATCGAAAACCAGTCGCCAATTTTGTCGCCTTTAATTCTTTCTCTACCAGATATGCCTCTGGACAAATATTAATTGAACCCGGAGATAGCATATTTATTGATTTTACGAGAACAGCTTCTGGGCTTAAATTTTCTTCTAACTTTATTAATGAGGTGTTTTTTTCCGGAAAAGGCGTTGAAAAGATTTGGTGTGTTCAAGATATTATCAAGAACACTAGAATGTTTCAATCCATTGAATTTTTAAATATCTCTGATAGCGATAGAATAGAGCGAGCTTTACAATTGTCTGATTCTGTTATTAATATGGTTCTCAAAACTATTGAAATTTATAGACAAAAGCTTACTAAAACGTCTATAACCTTAATAAAGGCAGAATATATACCCATATTAGTACCTGATATTTCTGAGACTATTTTGCCAGGTTTGTTAACTAAGTCGGGAATGGATATCAGTAAATCAAAAGTAAAAAAGCTATATAGAGATAGAATTGCACAATTAAACAGACTTATTAATCCAGGTGATCCGACCTTATCATATGTTTATGTTTCGTATACAAATATGTTAAAAAGGCAGGCGTTTCTTCAATATGCAATGGATAATGATTTTGAATATCCGGAAACTCAAAGTTTCAAAAAAGTGCATTATGATGCCTTGGTGAAATATTTACCAAATTCAGTAGTAAAGCAAAGAATTTTAGCTCGATATCTTTGGCATGCGTTAGTTGACTACGAAGGTCTATCTTATGAAGTGGAGTTAGCTATACAAGATTATATTTCAAAATCGGACACATCGAATACTTTTACTCATGGGCTAAAAAGAGAAATTAATTTATATAAGCAGAACCTTACTAAAGGAATGAATGGGTTTCAATTTTTATTACCAGACACCTTAGGTAATCTTGTTAGTATGAGTCAGTTTAAAGGGAAAGCAGTCCTTATCGATTTCATGTTTACAAATTGTTTTGGATGTATCGAGTTAGTTCCAGAATTAACAAAAGTTGAGAAACAATTTGAAGGTGATACTTCAATAGTTTTTGTATCAATTTCGATAGACAAAAGATTCCTATGGAGGTTAAAAGGAAGTTTATCTTCTTCAATTCCTGAATCAATATTTTTGTATACAGATGATTTGGGGATTTATCATCCAGTTATCAAACACTATGATGTTCGTGCATACCCAACCTTGGTTCTACTTGATAAAGAAGGGAAATTAGTAACTGCAAGAGCTCCTGATCCTAGGAAAGATAGTGGAGAAGCATTAATTAAATTGATAAAAGAAACGATAGAGCCATCTGGCGCGGGTGTTCGTAAATGA
- a CDS encoding RagB/SusD family nutrient uptake outer membrane protein has product MIRLFLRILIIILGFYSCGKKEWLDEKLNQSLALPYTLADLQALLDNSTDVMNNFCPFMHESASDGHYLPDVVYSGSLGGVEKNAYTWSNIYPYNSVGDWNFSYKKIFYCNIVLEQLEKIAISSTSEQQIWNNVKGQALFLRGKTFFELSQVFAPAYIELTAQEDLGISIRLTSDINVPSFRTSVKETYEQIINDLIEAKDLLPVNSAFKTRANRPSVHAMLARVFLSMEDYVKAGQYANEALNLYNTLIDFNSLDSNSGNPISRFNSEVLFHSSLINAASVWTLDMLIDTSWYGLYDMDDLRRVIYFQKNSDNTVSFKGTYEGEILAFGGLAVDELFLIRAECYARNDKVTEAMNDLNALMVKRWRNTVPFPTFSAVNADDALRKILAERKKELMLRGLRWSDLRRLNRDPRFQITITRTVQGDTFTLDPNSYKYTFPIPDDIIQMTGMQQNPGW; this is encoded by the coding sequence ATGATACGCCTGTTTTTAAGAATATTGATAATTATACTGGGTTTTTACAGTTGTGGAAAAAAAGAATGGTTAGATGAAAAACTAAATCAGTCGTTGGCTTTACCATATACTTTGGCTGATCTTCAGGCACTCCTTGATAATTCTACTGATGTAATGAATAATTTTTGTCCATTTATGCATGAATCTGCTTCCGATGGTCATTATTTACCTGATGTAGTTTATTCCGGTAGTTTAGGAGGAGTAGAAAAAAATGCTTACACATGGTCAAATATTTATCCTTACAACTCCGTGGGGGACTGGAATTTTTCCTATAAAAAAATATTTTATTGTAATATAGTCCTCGAACAGTTAGAAAAAATAGCTATAAGTTCAACGAGCGAACAGCAAATATGGAATAATGTTAAAGGTCAAGCGTTGTTTCTTAGGGGTAAGACCTTCTTTGAACTTTCCCAAGTGTTTGCTCCTGCATATATTGAACTAACAGCTCAGGAAGATTTAGGAATTTCTATAAGATTAACATCGGATATCAATGTTCCCTCTTTTCGCACTTCTGTAAAAGAAACTTATGAGCAAATAATTAATGACTTAATAGAAGCTAAAGATTTATTGCCTGTTAATTCTGCATTTAAAACTAGAGCTAATAGACCTTCAGTACATGCCATGTTAGCAAGAGTTTTTTTGAGTATGGAGGATTATGTAAAAGCCGGCCAATATGCCAATGAAGCATTAAATTTGTATAACACTTTAATTGATTTTAATTCTTTAGATAGCAATTCGGGAAATCCTATTAGTAGGTTTAATTCAGAAGTATTATTTCATAGCTCATTAATTAATGCAGCAAGTGTGTGGACATTGGATATGCTAATTGACACTTCTTGGTATGGCTTATATGATATGGATGATTTAAGGCGTGTAATATATTTTCAAAAAAACTCAGATAATACTGTAAGTTTTAAAGGAACTTACGAAGGTGAAATCCTGGCTTTTGGAGGGCTAGCCGTAGATGAGTTATTTCTTATAAGGGCTGAATGTTATGCACGTAATGATAAGGTTACTGAAGCAATGAATGATTTGAATGCGCTAATGGTGAAAAGGTGGAGAAATACAGTTCCTTTTCCGACATTTTCCGCTGTTAATGCTGATGATGCTCTAAGAAAAATTTTAGCTGAAAGGAAGAAGGAATTGATGTTGAGAGGCCTCCGTTGGTCAGATTTGCGGAGGTTGAACAGAGACCCTAGATTTCAAATAACCATAACACGTACTGTTCAAGGCGACACATTCACATTAGATCCTAATAGCTATAAATATACTTTCCCGATTCCGGATGACATTATACAGATGACTGGTATGCAACAGAATCCTGGGTGGTAA
- a CDS encoding SusC/RagA family TonB-linked outer membrane protein, with amino-acid sequence MTFKNFFKSLHLPVEKLTVLFLFTVVITLSARAYTQGITLEVKNESLEKVFQEIKKQTGYLFFYENKILANTKKVNLKVSNVTLEEALRLSFQDQPLSYSIVGKTIVVRPKALDNDIESGDKSLQVVTLPIDIKGRLTNDRGEPVEGASIRVKGTDKGTSTNANGEFELKGVDENAVLVISGTNIETVEWKVGGKKELALIAKAKEVIGEEVVVSTGYQDIPKERATGSFVKIDNELLNRRVGSNILNRLEGVTSGLNFEPRNINSPNKSSYTIRGISTINANVRPLIVVDGFPYDESKDNLNLINSLNPNDIEDITILKDAAAASIWGARAGNGVIVITTKKGKYNRKTIIQLNSNLTIGEKPNPFYIPLISPSDEIELEKILFSRNFYNNQINNNNYPALSPVVEILINKRNGQISDTEANTQIESLKKYDTRDDIKKYLFQKLINQQYSLNISGGTDKSSFYGSIGYDKNRSGNIGDQSNRLTIRIENTYKLLRNIELSGFVNYVQIGSRNNSSISIGSFRYTRLKDENYNNLPVAINHRLSYVDTAVSPALLDWHYRPLDELNNNNFSFKGYDTRFGGSLKCNIHSGLNIELRYQYQKILNNSENYYSIQSYVARDLINKYMSINPVDGELFYPFPKGAILDRDNNDLKAWNARGQINYSKSWDKHNFIGLAGIEARQITSAGGGSRLYGYDILTGTYATSINYDSSFRIRPSLVSRMKIPVNTSYAPATLQRFLNYFTNAAYTYRNTYSFSGSLRFDGSNFFGIKANQRIVPLWSAGFLWDITKSGFFHSDVVSLLKFRATYGINGNLYNGVGAYTTIRYSSSDPFSLTTAPYATIQSPPNINLRWEKVKMINLGMDFHIWNERIRGSIEYYIKKGVDLIGPIITDPTTGVNSFTGNRASIKGRGVDVLLSTRNIFGKIEISTNLLFNYNTDKVVSYDGVAKTTSAYANRGGLVIVKGKPLYSIFSYKWGGLNPVNGDPRGFVSDTIASYNTVLSKAKISDLKYHGPQTPRVFGSLMNTIQFNNISLSVNIVYKFNYFFRRNSIEYSSLFSSWSGHSDYALRWTKPGDEVFTNVPSLPTSSNANRDFMYLASDVLVQKGDHIRLQDVRISYDFVKSSLKKFPFQNLQIYCYTNNLGILWRANKYSIDPDYGDQAMPNPRSIAVGLKLSL; translated from the coding sequence ATGACTTTTAAAAATTTTTTCAAGTCCCTCCACTTACCCGTGGAAAAACTCACGGTGCTATTTCTATTCACCGTGGTGATCACCCTTAGTGCCCGGGCCTATACCCAGGGTATAACGCTGGAGGTAAAGAATGAATCATTGGAAAAAGTATTTCAGGAGATCAAAAAGCAGACTGGTTATCTTTTCTTTTATGAGAATAAGATCTTGGCCAATACCAAAAAGGTTAACCTCAAGGTTTCCAATGTAACGTTGGAAGAAGCACTGCGCCTCTCTTTTCAGGACCAACCCCTGAGCTATTCTATCGTGGGCAAAACGATCGTGGTGCGACCCAAGGCATTGGATAATGATATTGAATCAGGTGATAAGAGCCTGCAAGTTGTCACCCTCCCTATTGATATCAAAGGTCGTCTCACCAACGACCGCGGCGAACCGGTGGAAGGGGCGAGTATCCGGGTAAAGGGAACTGATAAGGGAACCAGTACCAATGCCAATGGGGAGTTTGAGTTGAAGGGAGTGGACGAGAATGCAGTGTTGGTGATAAGTGGGACGAATATTGAGACGGTGGAGTGGAAGGTGGGGGGGAAGAAAGAGCTGGCACTTATAGCAAAGGCAAAGGAAGTGATTGGGGAAGAGGTGGTGGTTAGTACGGGGTATCAGGATATACCGAAGGAGAGAGCGACGGGAAGTTTTGTGAAGATTGATAATGAGTTGTTGAATAGAAGAGTGGGTTCTAATATTTTAAATCGCTTGGAAGGAGTTACTAGTGGATTGAATTTCGAACCTAGAAACATCAATAGTCCAAATAAAAGCAGTTATACAATCCGCGGTATCAGTACTATTAATGCCAACGTTCGTCCTTTAATAGTAGTTGATGGATTCCCATATGACGAATCAAAAGATAATCTTAATCTTATTAATAGTTTAAATCCTAATGATATTGAGGATATTACAATATTAAAAGATGCGGCGGCGGCCTCAATTTGGGGAGCCAGAGCCGGAAATGGGGTTATTGTTATAACGACCAAAAAAGGGAAATACAACCGAAAAACAATCATACAGCTTAACAGTAACCTTACAATAGGCGAAAAGCCCAATCCCTTTTATATTCCTTTAATTTCTCCGTCAGATGAAATTGAATTGGAAAAGATACTTTTCTCCAGAAACTTTTACAATAACCAAATAAACAACAATAATTATCCTGCTCTTTCCCCTGTTGTTGAAATACTAATTAATAAAAGAAATGGCCAGATATCTGATACAGAGGCTAATACTCAAATAGAAAGTTTAAAAAAATATGACACTCGTGACGATATCAAAAAATACCTTTTTCAAAAATTAATTAACCAACAGTATTCTTTAAATATCTCAGGAGGAACTGACAAAAGTTCATTTTATGGGTCAATTGGGTATGATAAAAATAGGAGTGGTAATATAGGTGATCAAAGCAATCGCTTAACGATACGAATTGAGAATACCTACAAGCTGTTAAGAAATATTGAATTGAGTGGGTTTGTAAACTATGTGCAGATTGGCTCAAGAAATAATTCATCAATTTCAATCGGTAGTTTCAGGTATACTCGTCTAAAGGATGAAAATTATAATAATCTGCCTGTTGCTATAAATCATAGATTGTCCTATGTTGACACTGCGGTTTCTCCTGCTTTACTGGACTGGCATTATCGTCCCTTGGATGAGCTTAATAATAATAATTTTTCTTTTAAAGGTTATGATACTCGTTTTGGAGGTAGTTTGAAATGTAATATACATAGTGGACTTAATATTGAACTTAGATATCAATATCAAAAAATTCTGAATAATTCTGAAAATTATTATAGTATACAATCTTATGTTGCCAGAGATTTGATAAATAAATATATGTCTATAAACCCTGTAGACGGCGAGCTGTTTTATCCGTTTCCCAAGGGAGCTATTCTGGATCGGGATAACAATGATTTAAAGGCTTGGAATGCTAGAGGGCAAATAAATTATTCAAAAAGTTGGGATAAGCATAATTTTATTGGGCTAGCTGGTATAGAAGCAAGACAAATTACTTCCGCTGGAGGTGGTTCAAGGTTATACGGATATGATATTTTAACAGGGACCTATGCCACTTCAATAAATTATGATTCTAGCTTTAGAATAAGACCTTCTTTGGTTTCAAGAATGAAAATTCCTGTAAATACCTCATATGCTCCTGCTACATTACAACGATTCCTCAATTACTTTACAAACGCTGCATATACTTACAGAAATACATATTCATTTTCCGGCAGCTTAAGGTTTGATGGATCAAACTTTTTTGGGATTAAAGCAAATCAAAGGATAGTGCCACTTTGGTCTGCGGGATTTTTATGGGATATTACTAAATCAGGATTTTTTCATTCCGACGTAGTTTCTTTGCTTAAATTTAGAGCGACTTATGGGATCAACGGTAACTTATATAACGGGGTAGGAGCCTATACAACAATAAGATATTCCAGCTCTGATCCTTTTAGCCTGACTACTGCCCCTTATGCTACAATACAAAGCCCTCCTAATATCAATTTAAGATGGGAAAAAGTGAAGATGATTAATTTAGGTATGGATTTTCATATATGGAATGAGAGAATTCGCGGAAGTATTGAGTATTATATTAAGAAAGGTGTTGATTTGATTGGGCCCATTATAACTGATCCTACTACTGGAGTAAATAGTTTTACGGGAAATAGAGCAAGTATAAAGGGTAGAGGGGTTGATGTTTTATTAAGTACAAGAAATATTTTTGGCAAAATTGAAATATCTACCAATTTACTTTTCAATTATAATACTGATAAAGTGGTATCGTACGATGGAGTTGCAAAAACAACTTCTGCCTATGCTAATCGCGGCGGACTTGTAATTGTAAAAGGCAAACCTTTATATTCGATATTTAGCTATAAATGGGGTGGATTGAATCCAGTAAACGGTGATCCCAGAGGATTTGTTTCAGATACAATAGCATCTTATAATACTGTTTTAAGTAAAGCCAAGATTTCTGATTTAAAATATCATGGTCCTCAGACCCCAAGAGTATTTGGGTCATTAATGAATACAATTCAATTTAATAATATCTCTTTATCAGTAAATATAGTTTATAAGTTTAATTACTTTTTCAGACGAAATTCTATAGAGTACTCATCATTATTTAGTTCATGGAGCGGACATTCAGATTATGCATTGAGATGGACGAAACCGGGCGATGAGGTATTTACAAATGTTCCAAGTTTGCCGACATCGTCTAATGCGAATAGAGATTTCATGTACTTGGCATCAGATGTTTTGGTTCAGAAAGGCGATCATATTCGATTGCAGGATGTTAGGATAAGCTATGACTTTGTTAAAAGCAGTTTGAAGAAATTTCCATTTCAAAATCTACAAATTTACTGCTACACAAATAATCTTGGAATTTTATGGAGAGCAAATAAGTATTCGATTGACCCGGATTATGGCGATCAGGCAATGCCAAATCCGAGAAGTATAGCGGTGGGATTAAAATTAAGTTTGTAG
- a CDS encoding DUF4974 domain-containing protein: MSNQRLTYLFARYVQGQCDAAEKRELSALALSLQNETELQQLLERYWIEVKGEVVLPEEKTKELLVLILHGEAPVVSMEPRFRIKHWWAVAAVVLLLAVGGWFFLVRGPGDKSGVGGPETEVVADVSAPEVSKARVTLSDGRIVSLDSLQNGLLANQSGVELIKQADGKIVYQYTGPSSPDPGPLFNTLTNPRGSKVIDITLSDGTRVWLNAGSSLRYPASFAASPLDRKVEITGEAYFEVAHDKTKPFYVSKGDMEVMVLGTHFNVNAYDDEADIRVTLLEGRVKVSRSARNEAKDAAASKESPRTPREIVLAPGQQALLTSHDSRLTLIASPDIAQALAWKNGITAFRNADIQTIMRQLSRWYDVEIVYEDNIPTRIFTGEVSRDAKLSEVFKILELSEIHFRIEGKRVVVTK, translated from the coding sequence ATGTCGAATCAACGATTGACATATCTCTTTGCGCGTTATGTGCAAGGCCAATGCGATGCCGCTGAAAAGCGGGAGCTGTCGGCCCTGGCACTTTCCCTGCAAAACGAAACCGAACTCCAACAACTTCTTGAGCGGTATTGGATCGAGGTAAAGGGCGAGGTCGTATTGCCTGAAGAAAAGACAAAGGAGTTGTTGGTGTTGATACTACACGGTGAAGCGCCTGTTGTTTCCATGGAGCCCAGGTTTCGCATTAAACATTGGTGGGCTGTAGCGGCGGTTGTTTTGTTGTTGGCTGTTGGGGGTTGGTTCTTTTTGGTTCGGGGGCCGGGGGATAAGTCCGGGGTCGGGGGTCCGGAGACGGAAGTAGTGGCGGATGTTTCCGCACCTGAAGTAAGTAAGGCCAGGGTCACATTGAGTGATGGGAGAATAGTTTCTTTAGACAGCTTACAAAATGGTCTTTTAGCGAATCAAAGCGGAGTAGAACTAATAAAACAAGCAGACGGAAAAATAGTCTATCAATACACCGGACCCTCGTCCCCGGACCCCGGACCCCTCTTTAACACTCTAACTAACCCCCGCGGCTCGAAAGTCATCGACATCACCCTTTCCGACGGTACGCGCGTCTGGCTGAATGCCGGTTCTTCTTTGCGCTACCCCGCGTCATTTGCGGCTTCGCCGTTGGATAGAAAGGTAGAGATAACAGGCGAAGCTTATTTCGAAGTAGCCCATGATAAAACAAAACCATTTTATGTAAGTAAGGGAGATATGGAGGTGATGGTGTTGGGTACACACTTTAATGTGAATGCGTATGATGATGAGGCGGATATCAGGGTGACCTTGCTCGAAGGCCGGGTTAAAGTTTCTCGCAGCGCTCGCAACGAGGCAAAGGACGCTGCGGCCTCAAAAGAATCGCCGCGTACGCCGCGAGAAATTGTATTAGCTCCCGGCCAGCAAGCCCTCCTCACGTCTCACGATTCACGTCTCACGTTAATCGCCTCTCCCGATATAGCGCAGGCCCTCGCCTGGAAAAACGGCATAACCGCCTTCCGTAACGCCGATATTCAAACCATCATGCGTCAGTTATCCCGCTGGTATGATGTAGAAATAGTTTATGAAGATAATATTCCGACACGCATTTTCACCGGCGAGGTCAGCCGTGATGCCAAGTTATCCGAGGTATTCAAAATATTGGAGTTAAGCGAGATCCATTTCCGGATTGAGGGGAAAAGAGTTGTGGTAACCAAATAA
- a CDS encoding RNA polymerase sigma-70 factor, protein MTNEPVYNEPELLRQLAEGSEQAFRALFLAYKDKLYTYVLKLSGSPETAEDTVHEVFLKLWTKRAEIPQIDNLNAYLYGIARNQSINIFRRMAKETLILSEIGRDQGLGTGFEGEDRITHSEVLASIRAAVDQLTPQQRQVFILSRQQGLRIAEIARELGIAERTVKNHLHEALRFLREEMGRQYGSNAIIIYALYQLTGI, encoded by the coding sequence TTGACCAACGAGCCCGTCTATAATGAACCCGAATTGCTGCGGCAATTGGCCGAGGGAAGCGAGCAAGCCTTCCGCGCGCTTTTTCTCGCATATAAGGATAAGTTATATACGTATGTTTTAAAGCTTTCCGGTTCTCCCGAGACGGCTGAGGACACGGTCCACGAGGTTTTTTTGAAATTATGGACCAAAAGAGCCGAAATTCCCCAGATCGACAACCTCAACGCGTATTTATATGGTATAGCGCGTAATCAATCCATCAATATATTCCGGCGCATGGCCAAGGAGACCCTGATCCTGTCCGAGATAGGTCGTGACCAGGGCCTCGGCACCGGCTTTGAGGGTGAGGACCGCATCACCCACAGCGAGGTGCTTGCCTCTATCCGGGCGGCGGTTGACCAGCTCACCCCCCAGCAGCGACAGGTATTTATCTTGAGCCGGCAGCAGGGACTCCGTATTGCGGAAATAGCCCGCGAACTCGGTATTGCCGAAAGAACGGTGAAGAACCATCTTCATGAGGCCCTTCGTTTTCTCCGCGAGGAGATGGGACGCCAGTATGGCTCCAATGCTATTATAATCTATGCCCTTTATCAGTTGACCGGTATCTAA
- a CDS encoding universal stress protein: MKTIIVPTDFSPVATNAMNYAADMAQAINASITLLHVYQVPVSMTEVPVVMVSVDELKKGSEEKLKELKTGLEHISSGRLKVYTESRMGNTVDELEDLCQHLEPFAVIMGTKGSTGVERILFGSTTLTAIKHLKWPVIVVPPGKEYGKGIKKVGFACDFQQVVETTPTDYIKSVVNEMHAEFHVLNVDYEGKHFEPDTPEQSLLLHTLLEDMNPNYHFINHEDIEDGINDFAEKNNLDLLITIPKKHKLLDGIFKPSSTKQLLVQSKVPVMCVHE; the protein is encoded by the coding sequence ATGAAAACCATAATCGTTCCTACCGACTTTTCGCCCGTTGCCACCAACGCCATGAACTACGCGGCGGATATGGCTCAGGCGATCAATGCCAGTATTACCCTGTTGCATGTGTACCAGGTACCCGTTTCGATGACGGAAGTCCCGGTGGTCATGGTCTCGGTAGATGAACTGAAAAAAGGCAGTGAGGAAAAACTGAAGGAATTAAAAACCGGCCTGGAACATATCAGCTCGGGTAGACTGAAAGTATATACTGAATCGCGTATGGGGAACACGGTTGATGAGTTGGAAGACCTTTGCCAGCACCTGGAACCCTTTGCCGTGATCATGGGAACCAAGGGATCGACCGGTGTGGAAAGGATCCTCTTTGGCAGCACCACCCTCACCGCCATCAAACACCTGAAATGGCCCGTGATCGTTGTACCGCCGGGAAAAGAATATGGAAAGGGGATCAAGAAAGTGGGATTCGCCTGCGATTTTCAACAAGTGGTGGAAACCACACCCACCGACTATATCAAATCAGTGGTAAATGAAATGCACGCGGAATTTCATGTGCTGAATGTAGACTATGAAGGAAAACATTTTGAACCCGATACTCCGGAACAGTCTTTATTGCTGCATACCTTGCTGGAAGACATGAACCCGAACTATCATTTCATTAACCATGAAGATATCGAAGACGGGATCAATGACTTTGCAGAAAAAAATAATCTTGACCTGCTGATCACCATTCCGAAAAAACACAAACTACTCGACGGGATATTTAAACCAAGCAGCACGAAGCAGTTGCTGGTGCAGTCGAAGGTGCCAGTAATGTGTGTGCACGAATAA